The following proteins are encoded in a genomic region of Candidatus Cloacimonadota bacterium:
- a CDS encoding DNA methyltransferase, whose amino-acid sequence IIIHPPYLDIVKYSGGKIKEDLSSNSGMEKFLNSIEIVANELFKVLKPNKFCAILIGDTRKRQHYIPISYFVLQKFLKSGFILKEEIIKAQHNCSYSKKWEWKAKKYQFYLIMHEHLFIFRKPKKNEDTSIFTWSKYRN is encoded by the coding sequence TAATAATTATTCATCCACCATATTTGGACATTGTAAAATATTCTGGTGGAAAAATTAAAGAAGATTTATCCAGCAATAGTGGAATGGAAAAGTTTTTGAATAGTATTGAAATTGTGGCTAATGAATTGTTTAAAGTTTTAAAACCAAATAAATTTTGCGCTATTTTAATTGGTGATACAAGAAAACGGCAGCATTATATTCCAATATCATATTTTGTTTTGCAAAAATTTCTAAAATCGGGATTTATTTTAAAAGAGGAAATAATAAAGGCGCAACATAACTGTTCTTATTCTAAAAAGTGGGAGTGGAAAGCAAAAAAATATCAATTTTATCTTATTATGCATGAACACCTATTTATTTTTAGAAAACCAAAAAAAAATGAAGATACAAGTATTTTTACTTGGAGTAAATATAGAAATTAG